The stretch of DNA AGCGCGCTGCGCCAGCTGCCGCTGAGCGACGAGCAGAAAAAGCGCCTGCCGGATGAGGCCTCAACGTTGCATCGCCTGTTAGGGGCGCAGCCAAACAGCCAGCGTCTGCGGCACCACGCCGGTAACCCACTGCACCTTGATGTGCTGGTGGTGGATGAGGCGTCGATGGTGGACTTGCCGATGATGTCCAGGCTTATCGATGCTCTGCCTGAGCGAGCAAGGGTCATCTTCCTCGGAGACAGAGATCAGCTGGCGTCCGTGGAGGCGGGCGCGGTTCTGGGCGATATCTGCCATTACGTGAATGACGGTTATTCGGCGCAGCGTGCGGAGCAATTACAGCGGCTCACGGGCTGTGAGGTGCCCGTCGGCGATAGCGACCGGGCAAGCGCGCTGCGTGACGGGCTTTGCCTGCTGCGTAAAAGCTACCGATTCGACAGCCAGTCCGGCATCGGTCAGCTGGCGTTTGCAGTCAATGCGAGCGACAGCAGGCAGGTTAAGGCCGCGTTTGGACAGGGATTCACCGACATTTCGCTGCAGCCGCTGCTTGAACCTGAAGATTACACGGCGATGATTGCCGACGTGGTGAGCGGCTACGGAGAGTATTTAAAGCAGGTGCGGCAGAAAGCCGAGCCAGCCGAAATTCTTAGCGCTTTCGGTCGTTATCAGCTGCTGTGTGCATTGCGTGAAGGTCCCTTTGGCGTTAGCGGCCTGAATGAGCGCATTGAACAGGCGTTTGTACAGGCGCGTCTGATTCAGCGGCCCTCTCAGGCGCTTTCGCGCTGGTACGACGGGCGTCCGGTGATGATTGCCCGTAATGACAGCTCGCTTGGGCTGTTTAACGGTGATATCGGGATTGCTTTGCAGCGTGAAGAGGGGCTTCGGGTCTGGTTCCCGATGCCCGACGGCAAGGTGAAGTCAGTTCAGCCAAGCCGCCTGCCAGCACACGACACGGCTTTCGCCATGACGGTGCATAAGTCTCAGGGCTCTGAGTTTGACCATGCCGCATTAGTGCTGCCAAACCAGTTTGTGCCGGTGGTGACGCGCGAGCTGGTTTACACGGCAATTACACGCGCCCGTAAGCAGCTATCGCTGTATGCCGACGAACGCGTTTTGAATAAAGCTATAGCCACGCGTACGGAGCGCCGCAGCGGGCTAATGGAGATTTTCTCCGGGGAATAAGAGTAAAGAGAAGGCACAATCAAGGCCTTCCCTTTTTTAAGTCAGGTCGGCCATCAGCACTTTAGATTTGCGCTGATAGTTGTACATCTCTTTTTTGCTTGCAGGCAGCAGCTCAACGTCCACCGGCAGGAAACCACGCTCCTGGAACCAGTGGATGCTGCGGGTGGTCAGTACGAACAGCTTGCTTAGCCCCATTTGCCGCGCCTGGTTAGCGACGCGGTTAAGTAACTCTTCACCTCGAGACGAACTACGATAGTCAGGATGAACGGCCACGCAGGCCATTTCACCGATGCTTTCTTCCGGGAACGGATAGAGCGCAGCACAGGCGATCGTCAGGTTATCGCGCTGAATAATGGTGAATTTGTCGATCTCCATTTCCAGCTGCTCGCGGGAGCGGCGAACCAAAATGCCTTGTTGCTCCAGCGGGCGAATCAGCTCAAGAATACCGCCGATGTCGTTGATGGTGGCGCGGCGGATTTGCTCGGCGCTTTCCATCACAATCTGCGTGCCGATCCCGTCGCGTGAGAACAACTCCTGTAGCAGCGCCCCGTCTTCCTGATAGCTGAGCAGGTGGCTGCGGCGTACGCCGCTGCGGCAGGCTTTCACCGCGCCACGCAGGAACCGCACGGTGCCGGAATGGTAATCACCGGCGCTTTCCAGCGCTTCAATACGCTGCTGGGCCTCGTTCGGGAACAGCTCGGAAATCACGTTACCCAGATCGTCGGTCACGCCCTGAGCGGAGCAGAACCCTATCATCTTCTCTGCCTTCAACTTAACCGCAAGCTGGGTGGCCACTTCTTCAGAGGTGAGGTTAAAGCTTTCCCCCGTCACGGAAACCGCCACCGGCCCCATCAGCACGATAGCGCCGCTGTCTAACTGACGGTGGATGGCCTCTTCATCAATACGGCGTACGCGCCCGCTGTGGCAGTAGTCCACGCCATCATCCACGCCCAAAGGCTGTGCAATGATGAAGTTCCCGCTAACCACGTTGATGTGGGCACCTTGCAGCGGCGTATTACCGAGGCTCATAGAAAGCCGTGCGGTGATGTCGAGCTGCAGCAACCCGGCAGCCTGCTTAACCAGTTCGAGGGTTTTAGCGTCGGTGACGCGAGTGTGTTTATGGTAAACCGGTTCGTGATGGTGCTCATCCAGGTTTTCATCAATCTGCGGGCGTGCTCCGTACACCACCACCAGGCGAATGCCCAGGCTGTGAAGCAGGCCGATGTCGTTGACGATGCTGGAAAAGTTTTCATGTTCAATGGCTTCGCCGCCGAGCATGATGACAAACGTTTTTCCCCGGTGGGCATTAATATAGGGAACAGAATGGCGAAATCCCTGGACCAGTTCGGTTCTACGTTCCTTTACCACGGCACACCCTCATTGCATGTTTATTCGTAATTTGTGTATTTTTATTCTTTTATGGCGCCAGGTGCAAGCGCCAATTTTCATCCAGGATAAAATTCCCTGCTCCCGGCTTTTTATGACCTTTTCCGAACGTTTACCCTTTTATAGATGACAGTAACCGCGTGTTTCGCTAAAGTTTTTGGCTCAAAAAAAAATTTCATCATATTTAGTGACAACCTCTCAGGGGAGCCATGCCAGATTCCAGTTCGTTAATGAGTCGCCGCCGTTTACTTCAGGGTGCAGGAGCAATGTGGCTGTTGAGCGTCAGCAAGGTCGGTTTTGCTGCCTCAAGCCAGGTGATTGCCGTGCGCGTCTGGCCGGCCTCGTCTTATACCCGCGTGACGCTGGAGTCGAACCATCAGCTGAAATATCGCCAGTTCGCCCTCAGTAACCCGGAGCGGGTGGTGGTGGATATCGAAGGGGCGCATTTAAATTCAGTTTTAAAAGGTATCGGCAGCCAGGTTCGCGTCGACGATCCGTTTATTAAGTCCGCTCGCGTGGGCCAGTTCGATCCAAAGACCGTACGCATGGTTTTTGAATTGAAACAAAACGTAACGCCGCATTTGTTCGGGCTGGCGCCGGTCGCCGAATTTAAAGAGCGCCTGGTGATGGATCTTTATCCCGCCAATATGAATAGCGAACAAGATCCGCTGTTGGCGTTACTGGAAGATTACAACAACGGCCAGCTGGATAAGAAAATGCCGGCGGAGAAAGGGCCGCAGCCGGGCAAGGCCGGTAGAGATCGCCCGATTGTCATCATGCTTGACCCCGGCCATGGCGGCGAGGATCCGGGAGCCATTGGCCCGAATAAGACCCGCGAAAAAGATATTGTGCTCAGCATTGCGCGCAGGCTGAAGGCGTTGCTCGATAAAGAGGGCAATATGAAGGCCTACATGACGCGTAACGAAGACGTGTTTATCCCGCTGAAAGTGCGCGTTGCCAAGGCGCAAAAGCAGCGTGCCGACCTGTTTGTTTCTATTCATGCGGATGCGTTCACCACCGCGGCAGCTCGCGGCTCGTCGGTCTTTGCGTTATCCACGAAAGGGGCCACGAGTACGGCGGCGAAATATCTGGCACAAACGCAGAACGCCGCGGACTTAATTGGCGGCGTGGGCAAGAGCGGGGATCGCTATCTGGACCACACGATGTTCGACATGGTGCAGTCGCTGACCATCAACGACAGCCTGAAGTTTGGCAAAGAGGTGCTTAACCGGCTGGGGCGGGTGAACAAACTGCATAAAAACAGCGTCGATCAGGCCGGGTTCGCGGTGCTTAAAGCGCCGGATATCCCGTCCATTCTGGTGGAAACCGCCTTCCTCAGTAACCCGGAGGAGGAGCGTAAGCTGCGCACGGCGAAGTTCCAGCAGGAGGTCGCGGAGTCGATCCTTGCGGGGATTAAGGCCTACTTCTCGGACAGCTCACGGCTGGCAAGACGAGGCTAAAATATCTGATAAGGGCGGGGAAAACCTGCCTTATTTTTTATCAACGGCAGAAACAAAAAAACACCCGTAAGGGTGTTCTCAATGTTGGTTGCGGGGGCCGGATTTGAACCGACGACCTTCGGGTTATGAGCCCGACGAGCTACCAGGCTGCTCCACCCCGCGTCCGTCATACTACTTTTTTAATGATTATTCATCATTGCGCTGTTAAACCAGCGACTTTTAATTGGTTGCGGGGGCCGGATTTGAACCGACGACCTTCGGGTTATGAGCCCGACGAGCTACCAGGCTGCTCCACCCCGCGTCCGTCATACTTCTTAATGATTATTCATCATTGCGCCGTTTAATCAGCGACTTTTTAGTTGGTTGCGGGGGCCGGATTTGAACCGACGACCTTCGGGTTATGAGCCCGACGAGCTACCAGGCTGCTCCACCCGCGTCCGTGGATGCGCACTATACTCTGCTCGCTTTTTGTTGCAACCCTTTTTTGGCAGAAATGCCTGAATTTCCCATTGGTTGTTGAATTTACCCGCACAATGGCCCTAAACAGACGTTTTTGTTGCCCAGGCCGTTCAACTCGTTTAATTCTCGCGGCGCGTTTGCTATCTTCGGCGAGGCATACAGAGGCAACCAGCAGGGCTAGAGAGTAATGAAAGGACGTTGGATTAAGTATATAGCAGCGGGAGCCATGTTAACCATGCTGGCCGCCTGTTCATCAAAACCGACCGATCGCGGTCAACAATATAAAGACGGGAAATTCTCCCAGCCTTTCTCACTGGTGAATCAGCCTGATGCGGTTGGTGCGCCGATAAATGGCGGCGACTACGCTGAGCAGGTTAATCAGATTCGTTCCGCTTCTCCGCGCCTCTATAATAATGGCAGCGATATCTATAACGCGGTGCAGCAATGGCTGCGCGCGGGCGGCGATACTCGTCAGCTAAAGCAGTTTGGCCTTGATGCCTGGCAGATGGAAGGGGCTGACAACTATGGCAACGTCCAGTTTACCGGTTACTACACGCCGGTTATCCAGGCTCGCCATACCCGCCAGGGCGAATTCCAGTACCCGATTTACCGCATGCCGCCAAAACGTGGCCGCCTGCCTTCTCGCGCGGAAATTTACAGCGGCGCGCTGAGCGACAGCTACATCCTCGCCTACAGCAACTCCCTGATGGATAACTTCATTATGGACGTGCAGGGCAGCGGCTATATCGATTTTGGCGACGGACAGCCTTTGACCTTCTTCGGCTATGCCGGGAAAAACGGCCACGCCTACCGCAGCATCGGCAAGGTGCTTATCGACCGTGGCGAAGTGAAGAAAGAAGATATGTCTATGCAGGCGATTCGCCATTGGGGGGAAACCCACAGCGAAGCACAAGTGCGCGAGCTGCTTGAGCAGAACCCTTCTTTTGTCTTCTTCAAGCCCGCAAGCTATGCGCCGGTGAAAGGCGCGAGCGCGGTACCTTTGATTGGCCGCGCCTCCGTAGCGTCTGACCGCTCTATTATCCCTGCGGGCACCACGCTGCTGACTGAAGTTCCACTGTTGGATAACAGCGGCAAATTCACCGGCCAGTACGAGCTGCGCGTGATGGTAGCGCTGGACGTTGGCGGCGCGATTAAAGGCCAGCATTTCGATATCTATCAGGGCATTGGCCCGGATGCCGGGCATCGCGCGGGTTGGTATAACCACTACGGCCGCGTCTGGGTGCTGAAGCCGGCACCGGGGGCTGGCAGCAGCGGTAACGTTTTTAGCGGTTAATGCTGCAACGTTTCCACCTTTAACTGCGGGCTGTATAATCAGCCCGTTTTTTATTTCTGAGGAATTTCCCGATGTCTGTCGTTCTCTCTGATGCCTGGCTGCAACGCTTTGGCGGCACCGCTCGTCTGTATGGCCAGGCGGCGCTACAGCTTTTTGCTGAGGCTCACGTTTGCGTGATTGGCATCGGTGGCGTGGGTTCATGGGCGGCAGAGGCGCTGGCGCGTACCGGCATTGGGGCCATCACGCTTATCGATATGGACGACGTTTGCGTGACCAACACTAACCGTCAAATCCACGCGCTAAAGGACAGCGTTGGCCAGGCGAAAACGGAAGTTATGGCGGCGCGTATTAAAGAGATTAACCCGGAGTGCCGCGTCACGGTGGTGGATGACTTTATTACCGCCGATAACGCCGCTGAGCTTCTGAATCAAGGGTTTAGCTATGTTATTGACGCGATTGATAGCGTTCGCCCAAAAGCGGCGTTAATCGCGTATTGCCGTCGCTACAAGATCCCGCTGGTGACCACCGGCGGCGCAGGCGGGCAGATAGATCCGACGCAGATCCAGGTTAGCGATCTGGCGAAAACCATTCAGGATCCGCTTGCAGCCAAGCTGCGTGAGCGCCTGAAAAGTGACTTTGGCGTGGTGAAAAACAGCAAAGGGAAGCTGGGCGTGGACTGCGTATTTTCCACCGAAGCGCTGGTGTACCCGCAGGCTGACGGTTCAGTTTGCGCCATGAAAAGCACCGCTGAAGGCCCAAAACGCATGGACTGTGCTTCGGGGTTTGGCGCGGCAACAATGGTGACCGCCAGCTTTGGTTTTGTGGCGGTGTCCCATGTGCTGAAGAAGATGATGGCGAAGGCGGCGCGAACCGCCTCCTGATCACGCCTGGCGCGCGGCCTGTTGAACGGCCGCAGCTAGCGCCGTAAGCCCGCTGCTGCGGGAAGCGCTTAGCTGATGGCGCAGCCCCAGCTCGTCAAACAGGCTGAGCGGATCGTTTTCCAACAACTGCTGAGCAGTTTTCCCTTCTACTGCGGTCAACAGCACCGCCAATAATCCGCGAACGATGCGTCCTTCGCTGTCGCCATAGAAGTGCAGCGTGCCGTCCGGCAGGCGTTCGTGGCCCAGCCAGACGCGGTTTTCGCAGCCGCTGATTTCAATGCTCTCGGTTTTTAACGCCTCCGGCAGCGCGGGGAGTTTTTTTCCCAATAAAATCAGCTGGCGGTATTTGTCTTCCCACTGCTGCTGCGTTGCAAACGTGGCGCGCAGGGTCTCTTCGTTAAGGGTTGTGCCAAAAGGATGGTTAGCCAGCATTCAGTCCACCAAAATGTCGAGGGCGCGGTCGACCGCTGAGAGCAGCTCGTTCACGTCCTGCTGCGTGTTGTACGGCGCAAAAGAAGCGCGCAGCGTGCCGCTGACGCCTAACGCCGCCATTAAAGGCTGAGCACAGTGCTGGCCCGCCCGAAGCGCAATGCCAGATTCTGCCAGCAGCGTGACCATATCGCTGTGGTGCACGCCCGCAAAATCAAACGCCAGCAGGCTTGAGTCCTGGCAGCGGAAGCTGCGAAAACCAGGGCGCTTCGCCAGTTCGGACTCGGCGAGCGTTGCCAGGCTGCGGCTCCAGCCTTCCGCCTGTTGCAGGTCGATAGCCTCAAGCCATTCCAACACGGCGCTTAGGCCGATGACGCCCGCGACGTTTGGCGTCCCGGCTTCAAAGCGATAAGGCACCGGCTGAGTTTTAAACCCGTCGAAAGAGACATGGGTGATCATTTTGCCGCCGCCGAGCCACGGCGACATCTGTTCAAGCAGCTCCGCTTTGCCGTAGAGCGCCCCAATGCCGGTTGGGCCATACAGTTTATGGGCCGAGAAGGCGTAAAAGTCGATACCCAGTGCCTGGACATCCGGCGGGCAGTGAACGATGCCCTGCGCGCCGTCGACCATCACGACTGCCCCCGCTTCATGTGCCAGCTTGATGGCTTTTTCGAGGTCAGGGCAGCCGCCGGTTACGTTAGACATTTGTCCCAACGCCAGAATACGCGTGCGGTCGTTGAGCAACGCTGGCAGCAGGCTCAGGTCAGGCAAAGCCTGGCTATCCAGCGGCAGTTTCACCACTTTCGCACCGGTCTGTTCGGCCACCATTAACCACGGCACAAAATTGGCGTGATGCTCTGCTTCACTCACGATAATTTCATCCCCGGCCTGCAGGCGAGGGCGGGCGTAGCACTGCGCAACCAGATTAATAGCTTCAGTAGTGCCGCGAGTCCAGACCACGGATTTACCGCTTTCGGCGTTGAGCAAACGGGCCACAAGGTCGCGCGCCGCTTCATAGCGAGCCGTCAGACGCTGCGCTTCGGGAAACTGGCTGCGGTGAACGTTACCGGCGCTCAGGCTGTAAAACTGCTGGGTGGCATCGATCACTGCCTGGGGTTTAAGCGCCGTGGCCGCGCTGTCGAGATAGACGCCTGCGTCTGCCAGCGCGGGAAACTGGGCGCGAAAATGGGCGGGGTTAAATGCTGTCATGGTGATCCTCTGTTCAATGCACAGATCGTCGCGCAAAACTGACGTTGGCACAAGGTTTCCGTCTTTCTCGGAATCGTCTGTTTCTCCTGGCAGAATCGGGAAAGCAGGTTATGCTAATTATTGTTGGACTAATATTTAAGCATGTTAGTAGAAGAGATTTAAGTAGCATTAAACTCTATCCACAAGGAGAAGAATAATGAACAAAGCAACCGCTATCGTTTCTGCCTGTATGATGACCTTTGCACTTGCAGCCTGTTCCAGCCCGAACTACATCATGCATACCAATGACGGGCGCGCCATTGTCTCCGAAGGTAAACCGAAGACCGATGACGAAACCGGGATGATCAAGTACAAGGATGCTAACGGCAATATGCAGCAGATTAACCGCTCGGACGTGAAAGAGATGGTTGAACTGAAGAAGTAAAACTGCAGGCAAAAAAAAGCACCGCATTCGGCGGTGCTACATTAATCACTATGGACAGACAGGGTAAATGTACAGGAAGTGAAAAGGGGTAGCTAAGCTACCGTGGTCCGAAATGTCAGACCAATTGCAAACACAACAACACAACATCACAACCGTAAGCCAAAAGCCCTCCAGAACACGCATTCCAGACAACTTTTCGTTCCGACTCAGGAAGTGCCGCCACTATAGGTATTTGCTGGTGCATCCTCAACGGACAATTTATAATGGCTCAGATAAAAAAAACTAATAGGTAAACAAACGCTATCTGTTTGTTAACTGTTATTAACACTTAAGCCAAATAACCTCATGTCTAAGCGATTACCCCCTCTGAATGCGCTGCGCGTTTTTGACGCTGCGGCTCGTCACTTGAGTTTTACTAAAGCGGCTGAAGAACTTTTCGTTACTCAGGCTGCGGTAAGCCACCAGATCAAGTCGCTGGAGGATTTTCTTGGCCTGAAGCTGTTCCGCCGCCGCAACCGTTCGCTGCTGCTGACCGAAGAAGGTCAGAGCTATTATCAGGATATTAAAGAGATTTTTTCCCAGCTGACCGAAGCCACACGCAAGCTGCAGGCGCGCAGTGCAAAAGGCGCGCTGACGGTGAGTTTATTGCCAAGTTTTGCGATTCACTGGCTGGTTCCTCGCTTAACAAGCTTTAACTCAGCTTATCCGGGGATCGACGTGCGCATCCAGGCGGTGGACCGCCAGGAAGACAAATTGTCCGATGACGTTGACGTGGCGATATTCTATGGGCGAGGAAACTGGCCTGGGCTTAG from Cedecea neteri encodes:
- the csdE gene encoding cysteine desulfurase sulfur acceptor subunit CsdE, which codes for MLANHPFGTTLNEETLRATFATQQQWEDKYRQLILLGKKLPALPEALKTESIEISGCENRVWLGHERLPDGTLHFYGDSEGRIVRGLLAVLLTAVEGKTAQQLLENDPLSLFDELGLRHQLSASRSSGLTALAAAVQQAARQA
- the recD gene encoding exodeoxyribonuclease V subunit alpha; protein product: MSMSQLLNQAVTLKALRPLDSQFAMMVANDAQPAVMLAAALLSHESGEGHVCLPLERITPAFVFAGKHPELVAQLFAEAEPGMGWESALLASHSVSSNDEATPLKLIGNRLYLNRMWSNEQRVAAFFGERNQPVAVDEARLRDSLDALFGSSQQTDWQKVAAAVALTRRISVISGGPGTGKTTTVAKLLAALVQLTDGQPLRIQLAAPTGKAAARLTESLGSALRQLPLSDEQKKRLPDEASTLHRLLGAQPNSQRLRHHAGNPLHLDVLVVDEASMVDLPMMSRLIDALPERARVIFLGDRDQLASVEAGAVLGDICHYVNDGYSAQRAEQLQRLTGCEVPVGDSDRASALRDGLCLLRKSYRFDSQSGIGQLAFAVNASDSRQVKAAFGQGFTDISLQPLLEPEDYTAMIADVVSGYGEYLKQVRQKAEPAEILSAFGRYQLLCALREGPFGVSGLNERIEQAFVQARLIQRPSQALSRWYDGRPVMIARNDSSLGLFNGDIGIALQREEGLRVWFPMPDGKVKSVQPSRLPAHDTAFAMTVHKSQGSEFDHAALVLPNQFVPVVTRELVYTAITRARKQLSLYADERVLNKAIATRTERRSGLMEIFSGE
- the mltA gene encoding murein transglycosylase A, encoding MKGRWIKYIAAGAMLTMLAACSSKPTDRGQQYKDGKFSQPFSLVNQPDAVGAPINGGDYAEQVNQIRSASPRLYNNGSDIYNAVQQWLRAGGDTRQLKQFGLDAWQMEGADNYGNVQFTGYYTPVIQARHTRQGEFQYPIYRMPPKRGRLPSRAEIYSGALSDSYILAYSNSLMDNFIMDVQGSGYIDFGDGQPLTFFGYAGKNGHAYRSIGKVLIDRGEVKKEDMSMQAIRHWGETHSEAQVRELLEQNPSFVFFKPASYAPVKGASAVPLIGRASVASDRSIIPAGTTLLTEVPLLDNSGKFTGQYELRVMVALDVGGAIKGQHFDIYQGIGPDAGHRAGWYNHYGRVWVLKPAPGAGSSGNVFSG
- the amiC gene encoding N-acetylmuramoyl-L-alanine amidase AmiC: MPDSSSLMSRRRLLQGAGAMWLLSVSKVGFAASSQVIAVRVWPASSYTRVTLESNHQLKYRQFALSNPERVVVDIEGAHLNSVLKGIGSQVRVDDPFIKSARVGQFDPKTVRMVFELKQNVTPHLFGLAPVAEFKERLVMDLYPANMNSEQDPLLALLEDYNNGQLDKKMPAEKGPQPGKAGRDRPIVIMLDPGHGGEDPGAIGPNKTREKDIVLSIARRLKALLDKEGNMKAYMTRNEDVFIPLKVRVAKAQKQRADLFVSIHADAFTTAAARGSSVFALSTKGATSTAAKYLAQTQNAADLIGGVGKSGDRYLDHTMFDMVQSLTINDSLKFGKEVLNRLGRVNKLHKNSVDQAGFAVLKAPDIPSILVETAFLSNPEEERKLRTAKFQQEVAESILAGIKAYFSDSSRLARRG
- the csdA gene encoding cysteine desulfurase CsdA, producing the protein MTAFNPAHFRAQFPALADAGVYLDSAATALKPQAVIDATQQFYSLSAGNVHRSQFPEAQRLTARYEAARDLVARLLNAESGKSVVWTRGTTEAINLVAQCYARPRLQAGDEIIVSEAEHHANFVPWLMVAEQTGAKVVKLPLDSQALPDLSLLPALLNDRTRILALGQMSNVTGGCPDLEKAIKLAHEAGAVVMVDGAQGIVHCPPDVQALGIDFYAFSAHKLYGPTGIGALYGKAELLEQMSPWLGGGKMITHVSFDGFKTQPVPYRFEAGTPNVAGVIGLSAVLEWLEAIDLQQAEGWSRSLATLAESELAKRPGFRSFRCQDSSLLAFDFAGVHHSDMVTLLAESGIALRAGQHCAQPLMAALGVSGTLRASFAPYNTQQDVNELLSAVDRALDILVD
- the tcdA gene encoding tRNA cyclic N6-threonylcarbamoyladenosine(37) synthase TcdA; translation: MSVVLSDAWLQRFGGTARLYGQAALQLFAEAHVCVIGIGGVGSWAAEALARTGIGAITLIDMDDVCVTNTNRQIHALKDSVGQAKTEVMAARIKEINPECRVTVVDDFITADNAAELLNQGFSYVIDAIDSVRPKAALIAYCRRYKIPLVTTGGAGGQIDPTQIQVSDLAKTIQDPLAAKLRERLKSDFGVVKNSKGKLGVDCVFSTEALVYPQADGSVCAMKSTAEGPKRMDCASGFGAATMVTASFGFVAVSHVLKKMMAKAARTAS
- the argA gene encoding amino-acid N-acetyltransferase, whose protein sequence is MVKERRTELVQGFRHSVPYINAHRGKTFVIMLGGEAIEHENFSSIVNDIGLLHSLGIRLVVVYGARPQIDENLDEHHHEPVYHKHTRVTDAKTLELVKQAAGLLQLDITARLSMSLGNTPLQGAHINVVSGNFIIAQPLGVDDGVDYCHSGRVRRIDEEAIHRQLDSGAIVLMGPVAVSVTGESFNLTSEEVATQLAVKLKAEKMIGFCSAQGVTDDLGNVISELFPNEAQQRIEALESAGDYHSGTVRFLRGAVKACRSGVRRSHLLSYQEDGALLQELFSRDGIGTQIVMESAEQIRRATINDIGGILELIRPLEQQGILVRRSREQLEMEIDKFTIIQRDNLTIACAALYPFPEESIGEMACVAVHPDYRSSSRGEELLNRVANQARQMGLSKLFVLTTRSIHWFQERGFLPVDVELLPASKKEMYNYQRKSKVLMADLT
- a CDS encoding YgdI/YgdR family lipoprotein codes for the protein MNKATAIVSACMMTFALAACSSPNYIMHTNDGRAIVSEGKPKTDDETGMIKYKDANGNMQQINRSDVKEMVELKK
- the gcvA gene encoding glycine cleavage system transcriptional regulator GcvA, with product MSKRLPPLNALRVFDAAARHLSFTKAAEELFVTQAAVSHQIKSLEDFLGLKLFRRRNRSLLLTEEGQSYYQDIKEIFSQLTEATRKLQARSAKGALTVSLLPSFAIHWLVPRLTSFNSAYPGIDVRIQAVDRQEDKLSDDVDVAIFYGRGNWPGLRVEKLYAEYLLPVCSPMLLTGDKPIKTPEDLAKHTLLHDASRRDWQTYTRQLGVSHINVQQGPIFSHSAMVLQAAIHGQGIALANNVMAQTEIEAGRLVCPFNDVLVSKNAFYLVCHDSQAELGKIAAFRQWILAKAASEQEKFRFRYEQ